A window of the Helianthus annuus cultivar XRQ/B chromosome 4, HanXRQr2.0-SUNRISE, whole genome shotgun sequence genome harbors these coding sequences:
- the LOC110937964 gene encoding pentatricopeptide repeat-containing protein At2g22070 has translation MANFRHQLSDHYVSLIQGTIVNKNPRMGKKIHAQIIKSGVHIGVILMNNLINLYAKTGFLVDARKLFDEMPERNASSWNTVISAYAKQGRIDYARQLFEQMPEPDSVSWTAMMVGYNQTGRFEKAIKMLSDMIHSKVMPTQYTFTIVLASCAAMKSLEIGRKVHSCVVKVGLSSYTSVANSLLNMYAKSGDVLTAESVFGRMKMKSLSSWNTMISMHMLNKRFDLALAQFEQMTDRDIVTWNSMISGYTQHGYNAKALNMFSNMLKDPILKPDKYTLASVLSACANLNDSNSGKQIHGYIVRTQFDLSGAVGNALISMYSKFGDLKTAQNIVQQNQISNVNIIAFTSLLDGYLKQGDMNSARRIFDSLKDRDVVVWTAMIVGYTQNGFNNEAIELFRSMIKEGPEPNSYTLAAMLSVSSSLASLEHGKQIHARALKSESALSISVGNALINMYAKSGNIDNAKRVFDIIRCSKDTVTWTSMVISLAQHGQGKESLELFEKMLSFDIKPDHITYVGVISACTHMGLVEEGVRYFKLMQEKHGIEPTLSHHACMVDLYGRAGKLQEAYNVIRNMPIEPDVIVWGSLLASSIVHKNMDLAKIAAEKLLLIEPDNSGAYSTLANLYSACGNWDDAADVRKLMKAKQVKKDQGLSWVQIRNRVHVFGAEDSVHPERGEIYQNMAELWKEIKKLGFVPKTEVVLHDLDEEVKEEILKHHSEKLAIVYGLMKTPRNSTLRIMKNLRVCKDCHSAIKFISKLVGREIVVRDATRFHHFKNGECSCRDYW, from the coding sequence ATGGCGAATTTTAGACACCAACTATCCGATCACTATGTTTCTCTGATTCAAGGTACCATTGTTAACAAAAATCCCCGTATGGGGAAAAAAATCCATGCTCAGATAATCAAGTCTGGTGTTCATATTGGTGTGATCTTAATGAACAATCTGATTAACTTGTACGCGAAAACCGGGTTTCTTGTAGACGCCCGGAAgctgttcgatgaaatgcctgaaAGAAATGCATCTTCCTGGAACACGGTTATCTCCGCTTATGCGAAACAGGGACGGATCGACTATGCACGCCAACTGTTTGAACAAATGCCTGAACCTGATTCTGTCTCATGGACTGCAATGATGGTGGGTTATAATCAGACGGGTCGTTTTGAAAAGGCTATTAAGATGCTCAGTGACATGATACATTCGAAAGTAATGCCGACCCAGTATACGTTTACGATTGTTCTTGCCTCCTGTGCTGCTATGAAGTCATTGGAAATTGGCAGGAAGGTTCACTCGTGTGTGGTGAAAGTCGGGCTCAGTAGTTACACTAGTGTTGCTAATTCTCTGTTAAACATGTATGCAAAATCGGGTGATGTGTTGACAGCAGAGAGTGTGTTTGGTAGGATGAAGATGAAGAGTTTGTCGAGTTGGAATACCATGATTTCAATGCATATGCTAAATAAACGATTCGATCTTGCACTCGCTCAATTTGAGCAAATGACCGATCGAGATATAGTTACGTGGAATTCAATGATTTCGGGGTACACTCAGCATGGTTACAACGCTAAAGCTCTTAACATGTTCTCAAATATGCTAAAAGATCCGATTCTAAAGCCGGATAAGTATACGCTGGCAAGTGTTTTATCCGCCTGTGCAAATCTTAACGACTCGAACTCGGGAAAGCAAATTCACGGTTACATTGTGAGAACGCAATTTGATTTATCCGGAGCTGTTGGAAACGCTTTGATTTCCATGTACTCTAAGTTCGGCGATCTCAAGACGGCTCAAAATATCGTACAACAAAATCAGATTTCGAACGTAAACATAATCGCATTTACATCCCTTTTAGACGGATACCTCAAGCAAGGGGACATGAATTCCGCCAGACGAATATTTGATTCTTTGAAAGACCGTGATGTTGTAGTATGGACCGCCATGATCGTCGGCTATACGCAGAACGGATTTAATAACGAAGCGATCGAACTCTTTAGATCAATGATCAAAGAAGGCCCCGAACCTAACAGTTACACTCTAGCGGCTATGTTGAGTGTAAGTTCGAGTCTGGCTTCTCTAGAGCATGGCAAACAAATCCATGCGCGAGCGTTAAAATCCGAATCTGCACTGTCGATTTCTGTTGGTAATGCTTTGATTAACATGTATGCTAAATCTGGAAATATCGATAATGCAAAACGCGTGTTTGATATAATACGTTGTTCAAAAGATACTGTCACGTGGACTTCGATGGTCATTTCTTTAGCTCAACATGGGCAAGGAAAAGAATCGTTGGAATTATTTGAAAAAATGTTGAGTTTTGATATAAAACCGGACCATATAACTTACGTTGGAGTAATCTCGGCTTGCACGCATATGGGATTGGTTGAAGAAGGTGTTAGATACTTCAAATTAATGCAAGAAAAACACGGGATTGAACCGACGTTAAGTCATCATGCGTGCATGGTTGATCTTTATGGGCGTGCGGGAAAACTTCAAGAAGCGTATAACGTCATACGAAATATGCCGATTGAACCGGATGTTATAGTTTGGGGCTCACTTTTAGCTTCGAGTATCGTTCACAAAAACATGGATCTTGCAAAAATCGCAGCGGAAAAACTGCTGCTAATCGAACCAGATAACAGCGGGGCCTACTCGACTCTAGCGAATCTCTATTCTGCTTGCGGGAATTGGGACGATGCTGCTGACGTTAGAAAGTTAATGAAGGCGAAACAAGTGAAAAAAGATCAAGGGTTAAGTTGGGTTCAAATAAGGAACCGAGTGCACGTGTTTGGAGCTGAAGATAGCGTTCATCCGGAAAGAGGTGAAATTTATCAAAATATGGCGGAACTTTGGAAGGAAATcaagaaattagggtttgtacCGAAAACGGAAGTGGTTTTGCATGATCTTGATGAAGAGGTTAAAGAGGAAATTCTTAAGCATCATAGTGAAAAACTTGCTATTGTTTATGGACTCATGAAGACGCCGAGAAACAGTACGTTGAGAATCATGAAGAACTTGAGGGTATGTAAAGATTGTCACTCTGCTATTAAGTTTATTTCGAAACTTGTTGGTAGGGAAATCGTTGTTAGAGATGCAACTCGGTTTCATCATTTTAAAAACGGAGAATGTTCGTGTCGTGATTACTGGTAA
- the LOC110937963 gene encoding UDP-URONIC ACID TRANSPORTER 1, which produces MSASSSPSSSQILFISSLIILWYSSNIGVLLLNKLLLSNYGFKFPIFLTMCHMSACAILSYVSIVFLKVVPFQKIKSRSQFLRIATLSIVFCGSVVGGNISLRYLPVSFNQAVGATTPFFTALFAYLMTLKRESWVTYCALVPVVTGVVIASGGEPSFHLYGFIMCISATAARAFKSVLQGILLSSEGEKLNSMNLLLYMSPVAILVLLPAALIMEPDVIDVTVSLALEHRFMWVLLVINSTMAYAANLTNFLVTKNTSALTLQVLGNAKGAVAVVISILLFRNPVTVVGIAGYSMTVMGVVAYGEAKRRYSYQ; this is translated from the exons ATGTCAgcatcttcatcaccatcatcgtcACAAATACTCTTCATATCGTCGCTAATTATCCTCTGGTACTCATCAAACATCGGCGTTCTTCTTCTCAACAAGTTATTACTCTCCAATTATGGGTTTAAGTTCCCAATTTTCCTCACAATGTGCCACATGTCAGCCTGTGCGATCCTCAGTTATGTCTCTATAGTTTTTCTCAAAGTTGTGCCCTTTCAGAAGATCAAATCTAGGTCGCAGTTTTTAAGGATTGCTACTCTTAGCATTGTGTTTTGTGGGTCGGTTGTCGGTGGGAATATTTCCTTGAGATATTTGCCGGTTTCTTTTAATCAAGCTGTGGGTGCTACGACGCCGTTTTTTACTGCTTTGTTTGCTTATTTGATGACCTTGAAGAGGGAGTCTTGGGTTACTTATTGTGCTCTTGTTCCTGTTGTTACTGGTGTTGTTATTGCTAGTGGG GGTGAGCCGAGTTTTCATTTATATGGATTTATTATGTGTATAAGCGCGACGGCTGCGAGGGCGTTCAAGTCGGTTCTTCAAGGCATCCTGCTTTCATCCGAGGG GGAAAAATTGAATTCTATGAATTTGTTGCTATATATGTCTCCGGTTGCTATTCTTGTTTTATTGCCGGCTGCGCTTATAATGGAGCCGGACGTGATAGATGTTACCGTATCTCTAGCATTGGAGCATAGGTTTATGTGGGTATTGCTTGTGATTAACTCAACTATGGCTTATGCAGCCAACTTGACCAACTTTTTGGTGACTAAGAACACTAGCGCATTGACACTCCAG GTACTCGGGAATGCTAAAGGGGCGGTAGCAGTCGTTATCTCAATACTTCTTTTCAGAAACCCAGTCACGGTTGTAGGTATAGCTGGTTACTCGATGACGGTTATGGGGGTGGTCGCTTATGGAGAAGCCAAGAGGAGATACTCATACCAATGA